In Croceicoccus sp. Ery15, a genomic segment contains:
- a CDS encoding HlyD family type I secretion periplasmic adaptor subunit: MARMQKGWERLDSARRLIVVSAIGVLLLLVWASFAPLDDITRGQGRVIPSSKVQVVQAADPATVEEILIQNGQQVKRGELLVRLNDSESASQLGQLETETERLSARADRLNREASGTSAGCEPGSVCAEEARLQNVRAAANRSREAALAAAVEQRRRDLREGEATVTSLEESTRLAQEQVNMLAPLAAKNIVPQTELLTAQRDLADLRGRLSGARQGVQRAGAAVREAQAELSSARLDFQQQALNERSELATRIAVNEQSIRGAEARVERNELRAPVDGIVNDLQITTVGGFVSPGETIMQIVPTGERLLVEARIRPSDIAFIKVGDRANVKVTAYDFSIYGGLAGTVRQISADSVYDENERESYYLVQVETSRAFMERGGQRLAIMPGMICDVEIITGRKSVLGYLLTPFTRGLSTALTEQ; this comes from the coding sequence ATGGCCAGAATGCAAAAGGGCTGGGAACGGCTCGATTCTGCGCGCCGCCTGATCGTGGTGTCGGCCATTGGCGTGTTGCTGCTGCTGGTCTGGGCCAGCTTTGCGCCGCTGGACGATATCACGCGAGGCCAGGGCCGCGTTATCCCGTCAAGCAAGGTGCAAGTGGTACAGGCCGCCGACCCCGCGACGGTCGAGGAAATCCTGATCCAGAACGGCCAGCAAGTAAAGCGCGGCGAATTGCTGGTGCGCCTGAACGACAGCGAAAGCGCCAGCCAGCTGGGCCAGCTGGAGACCGAGACCGAGCGATTGTCCGCCCGCGCCGACCGCCTAAACCGCGAAGCCAGCGGGACCAGCGCCGGTTGCGAACCGGGCAGCGTCTGTGCCGAGGAAGCGCGCCTGCAAAACGTGCGCGCCGCCGCCAACCGCAGCCGCGAAGCCGCTTTGGCAGCCGCCGTCGAACAACGCCGCCGGGACTTGCGCGAGGGAGAGGCGACGGTCACGTCGCTGGAAGAAAGCACGCGGCTGGCGCAGGAACAGGTGAACATGCTGGCACCGCTGGCGGCCAAGAATATCGTGCCGCAAACAGAATTGCTGACCGCGCAGCGCGATCTGGCCGATTTGCGCGGGCGGCTTAGCGGCGCGCGGCAAGGCGTGCAACGCGCTGGCGCCGCCGTGCGCGAGGCGCAGGCGGAATTGTCCAGCGCGCGGCTGGATTTCCAGCAGCAGGCCCTGAACGAACGCAGCGAACTCGCCACCCGCATCGCGGTGAACGAACAATCGATCCGCGGCGCCGAAGCCCGCGTCGAACGCAACGAATTGCGCGCGCCAGTCGACGGCATCGTCAACGATCTGCAGATCACCACGGTCGGCGGCTTTGTCTCGCCGGGCGAAACGATCATGCAGATCGTCCCCACCGGCGAACGCCTGTTGGTAGAGGCGCGCATCCGCCCGTCCGACATCGCCTTTATCAAGGTGGGCGACCGCGCCAATGTGAAAGTCACCGCCTATGATTTCTCGATCTATGGCGGGCTGGCGGGCACGGTCCGCCAGATCAGCGCCGACAGCGTCTATGACGAGAATGAGCGCGAGAGCTATTACCTCGTCCAGGTAGAGACGAGCCGCGCGTTCATGGAGCGTGGCGGGCAAAGACTGGCGATCATGCCGGGGATGATCTGCGATGTCGAAATCATCACGGGGCGCAAAAGCGTGCTGGGCTATCTGCTGACGC
- a CDS encoding cell wall hydrolase, which yields MASFVTRAIGAVAALGAGFALSAPVPLPAPRQPIPAPVQMSAQQQRAIIALTGGDRAELLAEGDSAKARNAGIATSRAPAETMRAFAARDATAQRCLAQAIYYEAGYEPESGRRAVAQVVLNRVRHPAYPNSVCGVVYQGVNDPVCQFSFTCDGSLARRPSARAWAEAQDVARDALAGHVEKSVGSATHYHADYVVPRWAYTLGKVRQIGTHIFYRFNGSAGRARAFTQLYAGAERIPELRRQPEIQLAGGADPVTGHFENGLTVAPSSADRHAPADIGGRLDTTKGWKLELPTPSQGHYRQLVAGQLNDQPAEVQLAGASAQ from the coding sequence ATGGCTAGTTTCGTCACCCGCGCCATTGGGGCGGTCGCCGCGCTGGGTGCGGGTTTCGCGCTGTCGGCACCTGTGCCCCTGCCCGCTCCACGCCAGCCTATCCCCGCTCCCGTTCAAATGTCGGCGCAGCAGCAACGCGCCATCATCGCCCTGACCGGGGGCGATCGCGCTGAATTGCTGGCAGAGGGCGACAGTGCCAAGGCCCGCAATGCCGGTATCGCCACCAGCCGTGCCCCTGCCGAAACGATGCGCGCCTTTGCCGCCCGCGATGCGACTGCACAGCGCTGCCTTGCGCAGGCGATCTATTACGAAGCGGGCTACGAACCTGAAAGCGGCAGACGCGCGGTGGCGCAGGTCGTGCTCAACCGCGTGCGCCATCCGGCCTATCCCAATTCGGTCTGCGGTGTCGTCTATCAGGGCGTGAACGATCCCGTGTGCCAATTCAGCTTTACCTGCGACGGTTCGCTGGCGCGCCGCCCCTCGGCCCGCGCATGGGCCGAAGCGCAGGATGTGGCGCGTGATGCGCTGGCGGGCCATGTCGAAAAAAGCGTCGGTTCGGCAACCCATTACCATGCCGACTATGTCGTGCCCCGCTGGGCCTATACTCTGGGCAAAGTGCGGCAGATCGGCACGCATATTTTCTATCGCTTCAACGGCAGTGCGGGGCGCGCGCGCGCCTTTACCCAGCTTTACGCAGGCGCCGAACGCATCCCCGAACTCCGTCGCCAGCCCGAAATACAGCTGGCGGGCGGCGCCGATCCGGTAACCGGCCATTTCGAAAACGGGCTGACCGTCGCGCCCAGCAGCGCGGACCGCCATGCCCCTGCCGACATCGGCGGACGGCTGGACACGACAAAGGGGTGGAAGCTGGAACTGCCCACCCCGTCGCAAGGCCATTACCGCCAGCTGGTCGCGGGACAATTGAACGACCAGCCCGCCGAGGTGCAACTGGCCGGGGCATCCGCGCAATGA
- a CDS encoding ATP-binding cassette domain-containing protein — translation MNDRHMPMDMARSTAADASASDPLIACLARVARHFETPFAPAMLNSALAMGADGLLPWHQTAPALELLGLNYEERAAKKLPLDASLFPMIVRRPDGMLALLLDRNDSDVLAWHPASGEEHWEPADGYAAKDGLTLLSVEGDPTAIRDAGQPWHKKARQHWFWSEITKRRRQFWPVLLGSVVINLLAVSLPIFTMNVYDRVIPNRADASLWVLAIGVLIAFALEFALRRARTDVLDGISRDLDISLSQKIYARVMATPLAEKSGHTGNLVARVSEYAVLRDFFASTTVVLVVDVAFLVIFVAFIAIIAGPLALVPILAITGMALLGLYLQRKVTDAARDAQADYGLQQTQLVESIAGLETLKSIAGEGEMLGRWRRLSDMASRSQKRLREVNSTAIGAAATFQQFSTIALVIGGYYLFDAGVITMGAIIAIVMLSSRALSPAGQLAYLLTRWRQTKETMDSIERLWDQPDERRMGSTSLPPQVRSASVELRNVSFAYPGANTASLSGINLKIRPGERIAIVGRVAAGKSTLGRIIAGLFAPSEGAMLVDGIDSLQYRPHDLRREFRFVAQDSNLFSGTIKDNLSLASSRASEEELIDALRKVGADRYLSRDAGGFDRSVGEGGRQLSGGQRNFLALARAFVAPSKLLFLDEPTGAMDAQTEKLFIQCLSQNLTADQTLIVSTHRPALFQLCERVIVIDGGRIAADGPKEEVIRSVGMRSDG, via the coding sequence ATGAACGACAGGCATATGCCCATGGATATGGCCCGCAGCACCGCCGCCGATGCCAGTGCAAGCGATCCGCTGATCGCCTGCCTTGCGCGGGTTGCGCGCCATTTCGAGACGCCCTTCGCGCCCGCCATGCTGAACAGCGCGCTGGCGATGGGCGCCGACGGTCTGCTGCCATGGCACCAGACCGCCCCTGCGCTGGAACTGCTGGGCCTGAATTATGAAGAGCGGGCGGCGAAGAAACTGCCGCTCGATGCCTCGCTCTTCCCGATGATCGTGCGCAGGCCCGATGGCATGCTGGCATTGCTGCTCGACCGGAACGACAGCGATGTGCTGGCATGGCACCCTGCCTCTGGTGAAGAGCATTGGGAGCCTGCCGATGGCTATGCCGCCAAAGACGGACTGACCCTGCTGTCGGTTGAGGGTGATCCCACCGCCATACGCGACGCGGGCCAGCCGTGGCATAAAAAGGCACGCCAGCACTGGTTCTGGTCCGAAATTACCAAGCGCCGCCGCCAGTTCTGGCCGGTGCTGCTGGGTTCGGTAGTGATCAACCTGCTGGCGGTGTCCCTGCCGATCTTCACCATGAATGTCTATGACCGCGTGATCCCCAACCGCGCCGATGCCAGCCTGTGGGTGTTGGCAATCGGCGTGCTGATCGCCTTTGCGCTGGAATTTGCATTGCGCCGTGCGCGCACCGATGTGCTCGACGGGATCAGCCGCGATCTGGACATATCGCTATCGCAAAAAATCTATGCGCGCGTGATGGCAACGCCTTTGGCCGAGAAATCGGGACACACCGGCAATCTGGTCGCGCGGGTCAGCGAATATGCCGTGCTGCGCGACTTCTTTGCCTCCACCACGGTGGTTCTGGTCGTCGATGTCGCTTTTCTGGTCATTTTCGTGGCCTTTATCGCGATTATCGCGGGTCCGCTGGCCCTGGTGCCGATCCTTGCGATTACCGGCATGGCGCTGCTCGGCCTCTATCTACAGCGCAAGGTGACCGATGCCGCCCGCGATGCGCAGGCCGATTACGGGCTGCAACAGACGCAACTGGTGGAAAGCATCGCTGGCCTCGAAACGCTGAAAAGCATTGCTGGCGAGGGCGAGATGCTGGGCCGCTGGCGCCGCCTGTCCGACATGGCCAGCCGCTCGCAAAAGCGGCTGCGCGAGGTGAATTCGACCGCCATCGGCGCGGCGGCGACGTTCCAGCAGTTCAGTACGATCGCACTAGTAATCGGCGGATATTACCTGTTCGACGCGGGCGTCATCACCATGGGAGCGATCATTGCCATCGTGATGCTGTCCAGCCGCGCGCTCTCTCCCGCAGGGCAGCTTGCCTATCTGCTGACCCGCTGGCGGCAGACGAAGGAGACGATGGATTCGATCGAGCGCCTGTGGGACCAGCCGGACGAGCGGCGCATGGGCTCCACCTCGCTGCCCCCGCAAGTGCGCAGCGCCAGCGTGGAATTGCGCAATGTCAGCTTTGCCTATCCGGGCGCGAACACCGCGTCATTGTCGGGCATCAATCTGAAAATCCGGCCGGGCGAGCGTATCGCGATCGTCGGCCGGGTCGCCGCGGGCAAATCCACGCTGGGCCGCATTATCGCCGGGCTGTTTGCACCCAGCGAAGGTGCGATGCTGGTCGACGGAATCGACAGCCTGCAATACCGGCCGCATGATTTGCGCCGCGAATTCCGATTTGTCGCGCAGGATTCGAACCTGTTTTCGGGCACGATCAAGGATAATCTCTCGCTCGCATCCTCCCGCGCGAGCGAGGAAGAGCTGATCGACGCACTGCGCAAAGTGGGCGCGGACCGTTATCTGTCGCGCGATGCGGGCGGGTTCGACCGCTCCGTCGGCGAAGGCGGGCGGCAATTGTCGGGCGGGCAGCGCAATTTCCTCGCCCTTGCCCGCGCCTTTGTCGCACCGTCGAAACTGCTGTTCCTTGACGAGCCGACCGGCGCGATGGACGCGCAGACCGAAAAACTGTTCATCCAGTGCCTGTCACAGAATCTGACAGCGGACCAGACGCTGATTGTCTCTACCCACCGTCCTGCATTATTCCAGCTTTGCGAGAGGGTTATCGTGATCGACGGCGGGCGAATCGCTGCCGACGGTCCGAAGGAAGAGGTGATCAGAAGCGTGGGAATGCGGTCCGATGGCTAG
- a CDS encoding TolC family protein, with protein MKNLRKITVIASVLVASVSTMAISQMATAQEQSGTISMAEAVAIGVDSHPQISQAQMNKEAIQFERKQAQGLYGPRVEVEAGVGARRLDNPTRSSLGISDDWLNPLDAQVRADWTVFDFGRRRGELLRQAARVDGASLRVLERSEFIGLQIARQYLDVLLQERVVAASMDNTAFHRTLVGNLTEGVEQGSISIADRQQAEERLQAALVREAEASETLQNARIRLQSLTGLPIQTVMLPPDLAASLPISEAEAIGLARTHNPLVREAQADVDAANALAKSAKGDLYPTVGVEAYARAGDDIDGFQGETTDVLARAYVRWELFDSGINKAKYQEMVRRSSEARFAMHAQQRDAEEDVRTAWNGLQTQKRVVQELATQSTVTDGLINSYQEQFNIGRRSLLDVLDAQNTRYNVQVRLESARFSEIFAQYQVLAATNRFLTALTVEPHYGAGEAERERFDYGPPVAAERQGRVYPK; from the coding sequence ATGAAGAACCTTCGCAAGATCACCGTTATCGCCAGCGTTCTGGTCGCCAGCGTTTCGACCATGGCGATCAGCCAGATGGCCACCGCCCAGGAACAGTCGGGCACGATTTCCATGGCAGAGGCCGTGGCCATCGGCGTGGATTCGCATCCGCAGATCAGCCAGGCGCAGATGAACAAGGAAGCCATCCAGTTCGAGCGCAAGCAGGCCCAGGGCCTGTATGGTCCGCGCGTAGAGGTCGAAGCCGGTGTCGGCGCGCGGCGGCTGGATAATCCCACGCGCAGCTCGCTGGGCATCTCGGACGACTGGCTGAACCCGCTGGACGCGCAGGTTCGCGCCGACTGGACCGTGTTCGATTTCGGCCGCCGTCGCGGCGAATTGCTGCGTCAGGCCGCCCGCGTCGATGGCGCGTCGCTGCGCGTTCTGGAACGCAGCGAATTCATCGGCCTGCAGATCGCGCGCCAGTATCTGGATGTGCTGCTGCAGGAACGCGTCGTCGCCGCCAGCATGGACAATACCGCGTTCCACCGCACGCTGGTCGGCAATCTGACCGAAGGCGTGGAACAGGGCTCGATCTCTATCGCCGACCGCCAGCAGGCCGAAGAACGGCTTCAGGCCGCGCTGGTGCGCGAGGCCGAGGCAAGCGAAACGCTGCAAAACGCGCGCATCCGCCTGCAAAGCCTGACGGGCCTGCCGATCCAGACCGTGATGTTGCCGCCCGATCTGGCCGCGTCGCTGCCGATCAGCGAGGCCGAAGCCATCGGCCTTGCCCGCACGCATAACCCGCTGGTGCGCGAGGCGCAGGCCGATGTGGATGCCGCCAATGCGCTGGCAAAAAGCGCCAAGGGCGACCTTTATCCCACCGTAGGGGTCGAGGCCTATGCCCGCGCTGGCGACGATATCGACGGTTTCCAGGGCGAAACCACCGATGTGCTGGCCCGCGCCTATGTCCGCTGGGAATTGTTCGACAGCGGCATCAACAAGGCGAAATATCAGGAAATGGTCCGCCGTTCGAGCGAGGCGCGTTTCGCCATGCACGCGCAGCAGCGCGATGCCGAGGAAGACGTGCGCACCGCATGGAACGGGCTGCAAACGCAAAAGCGCGTGGTGCAGGAACTGGCCACGCAAAGCACGGTGACCGACGGACTGATCAACAGCTATCAGGAACAGTTCAACATCGGCCGCCGTTCGCTGCTCGACGTGCTGGATGCGCAGAACACGCGCTATAATGTGCAGGTCCGCCTTGAAAGCGCCCGCTTTTCCGAAATTTTCGCGCAATATCAAGTGCTGGCGGCGACCAACCGCTTTTTGACGGCACTGACGGTCGAACCGCATTACGGTGCGGGAGAGGCCGAGCGTGAGCGTTTCGATTATGGCCCGCCGGTTGCGGCGGAACGCCAGGGCCGCGTTTACCCCAAGTAA
- a CDS encoding OmpA family protein: MVFRTLRTFAAGSLTASLLAAPAFAQSGEDLMGLSDRDLRDALEMRYDASLAATQDPAIVNATDARYHWASEAKVQCAIAVGFTKNDLRDEDSIRKCDAAYGRFMAPPPAPPLPPPPPAPVRPPICDQSVSTVFFDFDSRMAPETAATTAQFLRSNTQTCGWTGFDVIGHTDRSGSDAYNDALSISRAQAVADVMVAQGIPQEMITVTGRGEHDLAVQTVDGERNPQNRRVVITVR, encoded by the coding sequence ATGGTATTTCGCACTCTCCGCACGTTCGCGGCAGGATCGCTCACCGCCTCGTTGCTGGCAGCGCCCGCATTCGCGCAGTCGGGGGAGGATCTGATGGGCCTGTCCGACCGCGACCTCAGGGACGCGCTGGAAATGCGGTACGATGCATCGCTGGCCGCGACCCAGGACCCCGCGATCGTAAACGCGACCGACGCGCGCTATCACTGGGCGTCAGAGGCGAAGGTGCAATGCGCCATCGCGGTCGGCTTTACCAAGAACGACCTGCGTGACGAGGATTCGATCCGCAAATGCGATGCCGCTTATGGCCGCTTTATGGCGCCGCCGCCCGCACCGCCGCTGCCTCCGCCGCCGCCCGCGCCGGTGCGCCCGCCGATCTGCGACCAGTCGGTCAGCACGGTATTCTTCGATTTCGATTCCCGTATGGCGCCCGAAACCGCGGCGACCACGGCGCAATTCCTGCGGTCGAACACGCAGACCTGCGGCTGGACGGGCTTCGATGTGATCGGCCACACCGACCGTTCGGGCAGCGATGCCTATAACGATGCGCTCTCGATCTCGCGCGCGCAGGCCGTTGCCGATGTGATGGTCGCGCAGGGTATCCCGCAGGAGATGATTACCGTCACCGGACGGGGCGAACACGATCTGGCGGTGCAGACGGTGGACGGGGAACGCAATCCCCAGAACCGCCGCGTGGTCATCACGGTTCGCTAA